One window of the Falco biarmicus isolate bFalBia1 chromosome Z, bFalBia1.pri, whole genome shotgun sequence genome contains the following:
- the ENC1 gene encoding ectoderm-neural cortex protein 1, which translates to MSVSMHENRKSRASTGSINIYLFHKSSYADSVLTHLNLLRQQCLFTDVLLHAGNRSFPCHRAVLAACSRYFEAMFSGGLKESQDSEVNFHNSIHPEVLELLLDYAYSSRVIINEENAESLLEAGDMLEFQDIRDACAEFLEKNLHPTNCLGMLLLSDAHQCTKLYELSWRMCLSNFQSISKSEDFLQLPKDMVVQLLSSEELETDDERLVYESAINWVNYDLSKRHCYLPELLQTVRLALLPAIYLMENVAMEELITKQRKSKEIVEESIRCKLKILQNDGVVTSLCARPRKTGHSLFLLGGQTFMCDKLYLVDQKAKEIIPKADIPSPRKEFSACAIGCKVYITGGRGSENGVSKDVWVYDTLHEEWSKAAPMLVARFGHGSAELKHCLYVVGGHTAATGCLPASPSVSLKQVEQYDPVTNKWTMVAPLREGVSNAAVVSAKLKLFAFGGTSVSHDKLPKVQCYDQCENRWTVPATCPQPWRYTAAAVLGNQIFIMGGDTEFSACSAYKFNSEAYQWTKVGDVTAKRMSCHAVASGNKLYVVGGYFGIQRCKTLDCYDPTLDVWNSITTVPYSLIPTAFVSTWKHLPS; encoded by the coding sequence atgtcagtcAGCATGCATGAAAATCGCAAATCTAGGGCCAGTACTGGCTCCATAAACATATACTTATTCCACAAGTCATCCTATGCTGATAGTGTCCTCACTCACCTGAACCTTCTGCGTCAGCAGTGTCTCTTTACAGATGTACTTCTCCATGCTGGGAACAGGTCATTCCCCTGCCACAGAGCCGTTCTAGCTGCTTGTAGCCGTTATTTTGAAGCAATGTTCAGTGGAGGGCTGAAAGAGAGCCAGGACAGTGAAGTCAACTTTCATAATTCCATTCATCCAGAAGTCTTGGAGCTTCTTCTGGACTATGCGTATTCCTCCAGGGTTATCATCAACGAGGAGAATGCGGAGTCATTGCTGGAGGCCGGTGACATGCTGGAGTTTCAGGACATTCGGGATGCTTGTGCAGAATTTCTGGAGAAAAACCTTCATCCCACCAACTGTCTTGGCATGCTGTTGCTGTCAGATGCTCACCAGTGCACCAAGCTCTACGAACTCTCTTGGAGGATGTGCCTTAGCAACTTCCAGAGTATCAGTAAAAGTGAAGACTTCCTCCAGCTGCCAAAAGACATGGTAGTGCAGCTCCTTTCCAGTGAAGAATTGGAAACTGACGATGAAAGGCTGGTATATGAATCAGCTATCAACTGGGTCAACTATGACCTGAGTAAGCGTCACTGTTACCTGCCAGAGCTACTGCAGACAGTTAGACTGGCCCTCTTGCCAGCCATATACCTTATGGAGAATGTGGCCATGGAAGAACTTATCaccaagcaaaggaaaagcaaagagattGTAGAAGAATCAATAAGATGCAAGTTAAAGATCTTACAGAATGATGGAGTTGTCACTAGTTTGTGTGCCAGACCCCGTAAAACTGGCCACTCGCTTTTTCTTTTGGGTGGCCAAACCTTTATGTGTGACAAGCTGTACCTGGTGGACCAAAAGGCAAAGGAGATCATTCCAAAGGCTGACATACCAAGTCCACGGAAAGAGTTCAGCGCTTGTGCCATAGGCTGCAAAGTGTATATCACCGGGGGACGAGGGTCAGAAAACGGAGTCTCCAAAGATGTGTGGGTGTATGACACCCTTCATGAGGAGTGGTCGAAGGCTGCTCCCATGCTGGTAGCTAGGTTTGGGCATGGATCTGCTGAACTTAAGCACTGTCTGTATGTAGTAGGAGGACATACCGCAGCAACTGGTTGTCTTCCAGCTTCCCCCTCAGTATCCTTAAAGCAAGTGGAACAATATGACCCAGTCACCAACAAATGGACCATGGTTGCCCCACTGAGAGAGGGAGTAAGCAATGCAGCTGTAGTAAGTGCAAAGCTtaagctgtttgcttttggaGGTACCAGCGTTAGCCATGACAAGCTGCCCAAAGTTCAGTGCTACGATCAGTGTGAAAACAGATGGACAGTACCAGccacctgcccccagccctggcgctacacagctgcagctgttctgGGTAACCAGATTTTTATTATGGGTGGAGATACTGAATTCTCTGCATGCTCCGCTTACAAATTCAATAGCGAGGCATACCAGTGGACTAAGGTGGGAGATGTGACAGCTAAGCGAATGAGCTGCCATGCAGTGGCATCTGGAAACAAATTGTATGTGGTCGGAGGCTACTTTGGCATCCAGAGGTGCAAGACATTGGACTGCTACGATCCCACATTAGATGTGTGGAACAGCATAACAACTGTGCCATATTCGCTAATTCCCACGGCATTTGTCAGCACATGGAAGCACCTCCCCTCATAA